A region of Myxococcus stipitatus DSM 14675 DNA encodes the following proteins:
- a CDS encoding phage tail sheath C-terminal domain-containing protein, translating to MESSQGKVIRASSWSRFLEVAGRASAYSLPEARQALDNGVSELVISPLPSTAGASAMVAVAADVSKYPAGSTGEKYGATFMARAPGLWANGLTLKIVYRNNIDKSVSYDLEVTHPSSGATETLRNVNATSLVSSLDTSSFIRVDTTKGVGWPTEGTYTLATGKDATPEEYATALGRLRDQPDVDLVLAAVQDFSDRAKVTRIYGDVISHCNAMSGDSKGRLGFGQVPPTGTMEEHGQLASNLVSDRFVLVAPHGSVGAVAGMVGGLTPHQSPTFKRVAGLNEILLTVEEQKALLRSYVVPVVTERGRGTIVVRGLTTDGDQINVRRVADRAVRTLKMVGDLFIGLLNNADGRSALKQKLVEALVQMEKDGAIVPSTDGKDPAFKVEVYSSQQDFALGIVRVNMAVRPVRAIDYIYATITVQV from the coding sequence TTGGAGTCATCCCAGGGCAAGGTCATCCGCGCCAGCAGTTGGTCGCGGTTCCTGGAGGTCGCCGGGCGCGCCAGCGCCTACAGCCTCCCGGAGGCCCGCCAGGCGCTGGACAACGGCGTCTCGGAGCTCGTCATCTCTCCCCTGCCCTCCACGGCGGGAGCGAGCGCGATGGTCGCCGTCGCGGCGGACGTCAGCAAGTATCCCGCGGGCTCCACCGGTGAGAAGTACGGCGCCACCTTCATGGCGCGTGCCCCGGGCCTCTGGGCCAATGGCCTCACCCTCAAGATCGTCTACCGCAACAACATCGACAAGTCGGTGTCCTACGACTTGGAAGTCACCCACCCCTCCAGCGGCGCCACGGAGACGCTCCGCAACGTCAACGCGACGTCGCTCGTCTCCTCGCTGGACACCTCGTCCTTCATCCGCGTCGACACGACGAAGGGCGTGGGCTGGCCCACCGAGGGCACGTACACGCTGGCGACGGGCAAGGACGCCACGCCCGAGGAGTACGCCACCGCCCTGGGCCGCCTGCGCGACCAGCCGGACGTGGACCTGGTGCTGGCCGCGGTCCAGGACTTCTCCGACCGCGCGAAGGTCACCCGCATCTACGGTGACGTCATCAGCCACTGCAACGCCATGAGCGGCGACAGCAAGGGCCGCCTCGGCTTCGGGCAGGTGCCTCCCACCGGGACGATGGAGGAGCATGGACAGCTCGCCTCGAACCTGGTGAGCGACCGCTTCGTCCTCGTCGCGCCGCATGGCTCGGTGGGCGCGGTGGCCGGCATGGTGGGCGGCCTCACGCCGCACCAGTCGCCGACCTTCAAGCGCGTGGCCGGCCTGAATGAAATCCTGCTGACCGTCGAGGAGCAGAAGGCGCTCCTGCGCTCGTACGTCGTCCCCGTGGTGACCGAGCGCGGGCGCGGCACCATCGTCGTGCGCGGCCTGACGACGGACGGAGATCAGATCAACGTCCGCCGGGTGGCCGACCGGGCGGTGCGCACGCTGAAGATGGTGGGCGACCTGTTCATCGGTCTGCTCAACAACGCGGACGGGCGCAGCGCGCTGAAGCAGAAGCTGGTGGAGGCGCTGGTGCAGATGGAGAAGGACGGCGCCATCGTCCCCTCCACCGACGGCAAGGACCCCGCCTTCAAGGTGGAGGTCTACTCGTCGCAGCAGGACTTCGCGCTCGGAATCGTGAGGGTCAACATGGCCGTCAGACCCGTGCGAGCCATTGACTACATCTACGCGACCATCACGGTCCAGGTCTGA
- a CDS encoding M2 family metallopeptidase: protein MNWTRLPKSLLRSALAALVLSSVPGFAQAPAAKATPEEARQFAQKVNADLKRLWTKQATAEWIKSTYITDDSERNAAYVNEEVLGYVNGAIKESRRFDGLKLDADTARTLHLLRVSQALPAPSDAKKRSELATTAAKLDGLYGKGKYCGPDGKAKCRDLEELSDVMAESRDYNALLDAWQGWHTISRPMRPLYERLVSISNDGAKDIGFNDLGGLWRSGYDMPPAEFEKEAQRLWGQVKPLYDDLHCYVRGRLAKQYGADKVPAGKPIPAHLLGNMWAQEWNNIYPLVEPFPGQASLDVDSELKKQNYDAVKMVRLGEKFFTSLGLKSLPETFYERSQFTKPRDREVVCHASAWDVTYENDVRVKMCIKPTEEDLITIHHELGHNYYYTYYYNLPVLYQAGANDGFHEAIGDALTLSITPEYLQQLGLLKAVEKNDKNLINLQLKDALEKVAFLPFGLLVDQWRWEVFSGRVKPADYNKSWWVLRQKYQGVAAPVARSEQDFDPGAKYHVPANVPYTRYFLARILQFQFHKALCEAAGHKGPLHECSIYGNKEAGKRLQAMLEMGASKPWPDALQVVTGTRQMDATPLLDYFSPLRQWLKTQNKGQKCGW from the coding sequence ATGAACTGGACCCGACTCCCCAAGTCGTTGTTGCGCTCGGCCCTCGCGGCCTTGGTGCTGTCCTCCGTCCCAGGCTTCGCCCAGGCTCCGGCCGCCAAGGCCACGCCGGAAGAAGCCAGGCAGTTCGCCCAGAAGGTGAACGCCGACCTCAAGCGGCTGTGGACGAAGCAGGCCACCGCCGAGTGGATCAAGTCGACGTACATCACCGACGACTCGGAGCGGAACGCCGCCTACGTCAACGAGGAGGTGCTGGGCTACGTCAACGGCGCCATCAAGGAGTCGCGCCGCTTCGACGGGCTGAAGCTCGACGCGGACACCGCGCGCACGCTGCACCTGCTGCGCGTGTCGCAGGCGCTGCCGGCGCCGTCGGATGCGAAGAAGCGCTCGGAGCTGGCGACGACGGCCGCCAAGCTGGATGGCCTCTACGGCAAGGGCAAGTACTGCGGCCCCGACGGCAAGGCCAAGTGCCGCGACCTGGAGGAGCTCTCCGACGTGATGGCGGAGAGCCGCGACTACAACGCGCTCCTGGATGCGTGGCAGGGCTGGCACACCATCTCCCGCCCCATGCGTCCGCTGTACGAACGTTTGGTCAGCATCTCCAACGACGGGGCGAAGGACATCGGCTTCAACGACCTGGGCGGCCTGTGGCGCTCCGGCTACGACATGCCGCCCGCGGAGTTCGAGAAGGAGGCCCAGCGCCTGTGGGGCCAGGTCAAGCCGCTGTATGACGACCTGCACTGCTACGTGCGGGGGCGTCTGGCCAAGCAGTACGGCGCGGACAAGGTGCCCGCCGGCAAGCCCATCCCCGCGCACCTCCTGGGCAACATGTGGGCGCAGGAGTGGAACAACATCTATCCGCTCGTGGAGCCCTTCCCCGGCCAGGCCAGCCTGGATGTGGACTCGGAGCTGAAGAAGCAGAACTACGACGCGGTGAAGATGGTGCGCCTGGGTGAGAAGTTCTTCACGTCACTGGGCCTCAAGTCGCTGCCGGAGACCTTCTACGAGCGCTCCCAGTTCACCAAGCCGAGGGACCGCGAGGTCGTCTGCCACGCCAGCGCCTGGGACGTGACGTACGAGAACGACGTGCGCGTCAAGATGTGCATCAAGCCCACGGAGGAGGACCTCATCACCATCCACCACGAGCTGGGGCACAACTACTACTACACCTACTACTACAACCTGCCCGTGCTCTATCAGGCCGGCGCCAACGACGGCTTCCACGAGGCCATCGGTGACGCGCTGACGCTGTCCATCACCCCCGAGTATCTCCAGCAGCTCGGCCTGCTCAAGGCGGTGGAGAAGAACGACAAGAACCTCATCAACCTCCAGCTCAAGGACGCGCTGGAGAAGGTGGCCTTCCTGCCGTTCGGCCTGCTGGTGGACCAGTGGCGCTGGGAGGTGTTCTCCGGCCGGGTGAAGCCGGCGGACTACAACAAGTCGTGGTGGGTGCTGCGCCAGAAGTACCAGGGCGTCGCGGCGCCGGTGGCCCGCTCCGAGCAGGACTTCGACCCGGGCGCCAAGTACCACGTGCCGGCGAACGTCCCGTACACGCGCTACTTCCTGGCGCGCATCCTCCAGTTCCAGTTCCACAAGGCGCTGTGCGAGGCGGCGGGTCACAAGGGCCCCCTCCACGAGTGCTCCATCTATGGGAACAAGGAAGCTGGGAAGCGGCTCCAAGCCATGCTGGAGATGGGGGCGAGCAAGCCCTGGCCAGACGCGCTCCAGGTGGTGACGGGCACTCGGCAGATGGATGCGACGCCGCTGCTGGACTATTTCAGCCCCCTGCGTCAATGGCTGAAGACCCAGAACAAGGGTCAGAAGTGTGGTTGGTAG
- a CDS encoding tail fiber domain-containing protein gives MSDPYYTAKSGDPILADTWNNMQIKTRDEIRSHTHRGGDDGQPLTGDSISQTASLKVNKVEATLGLVVKNIDVTKWMTDTEANKLSVTGGEISGSLFVKGFVGVGTAPGTRRMLVQSTADNNAAVEIRSSGSQSFGVGLVVKTTGGTDGAAVQLRSRNKSWVLKGELGATAEGFQISEGGGDGENGSGYGTPRLHLKAGGSMGLNTADPQGALDVRLSSAAAGFDRLVVNTTTLWGNGQPQVTIGAGGAAGLMINNPHVVWNSTDSRASIRYGLSGGVATGLMWDVGARANNAFSFMVNNSHSMWMGADGSVGIGTATPGVRLDVQGGSLRVSGAIMPSIGNAPGNGIQFPLDAFGGTGDSASIRYYRAPNPLPGEEENGKLVISCENEPGDSIILNQGGADRMTLVNANVGIGTSRPGTPLHIAQREANLGIRLTEHVSGRFVDIAYTGTGILQFAHSNGAGQSLMPNGQWLQLSDAGLKQNIESLEGVLPRVLALRPVSYEMKATGHPQLGLVAQEVEPLFPELVADSPRTKDNGEPFKGLTYESFSVLAIAALKELKQQYDERIAALEQRLQEQERKS, from the coding sequence ATGAGTGACCCCTACTACACCGCGAAATCAGGTGACCCCATCCTGGCGGACACCTGGAACAACATGCAGATCAAGACGCGGGATGAGATTCGTTCTCACACGCACCGCGGCGGGGATGACGGGCAGCCACTCACGGGCGACAGCATCTCGCAGACCGCGTCCCTCAAGGTGAACAAGGTCGAGGCCACGCTCGGGCTGGTGGTGAAGAACATCGACGTCACCAAGTGGATGACCGACACGGAGGCCAACAAGCTGTCGGTCACGGGCGGAGAAATCAGCGGCTCGCTCTTCGTCAAGGGCTTCGTGGGAGTCGGGACGGCTCCCGGCACGCGGCGGATGCTGGTCCAGAGCACCGCGGACAACAACGCGGCCGTGGAGATCCGCTCCTCGGGGAGCCAGTCCTTTGGCGTCGGCCTGGTGGTGAAGACCACGGGCGGCACCGATGGCGCCGCCGTCCAGCTTCGCAGCCGCAACAAGAGCTGGGTCCTCAAGGGCGAGCTGGGCGCCACGGCCGAGGGGTTCCAGATCTCCGAGGGCGGCGGTGACGGAGAGAACGGCAGCGGCTACGGCACGCCTCGCCTCCACCTCAAGGCGGGCGGCAGCATGGGCCTCAACACCGCGGACCCGCAAGGCGCGCTGGATGTCCGGCTGTCGTCGGCGGCCGCGGGGTTCGACCGCCTCGTCGTGAACACCACGACGTTGTGGGGCAACGGCCAACCCCAGGTCACCATCGGCGCGGGCGGCGCGGCCGGCTTGATGATCAACAACCCGCACGTCGTCTGGAACAGCACCGACAGCCGCGCCTCCATCCGCTACGGCTTGAGCGGCGGTGTCGCCACCGGCCTCATGTGGGACGTGGGCGCGCGCGCGAACAACGCGTTCTCCTTCATGGTGAACAACAGCCACTCCATGTGGATGGGCGCGGACGGGAGCGTCGGTATCGGCACGGCGACGCCGGGCGTCCGGCTGGATGTGCAGGGCGGCAGCCTCCGCGTCAGCGGCGCCATCATGCCCTCCATCGGCAACGCCCCGGGCAATGGCATCCAGTTCCCGCTGGATGCGTTCGGCGGCACCGGCGACTCCGCGAGCATCCGCTACTACCGCGCACCCAATCCCCTGCCCGGTGAGGAGGAGAACGGGAAGCTGGTCATCTCCTGCGAGAACGAGCCGGGTGACTCCATCATCCTCAACCAGGGCGGCGCGGACCGGATGACGCTGGTCAACGCCAACGTCGGCATCGGGACCTCGCGCCCCGGCACGCCGCTGCACATCGCCCAGCGAGAGGCCAACCTGGGCATCCGACTCACGGAGCACGTCTCCGGACGGTTCGTCGATATCGCCTACACGGGAACGGGCATCCTCCAGTTCGCGCACAGCAACGGCGCGGGCCAGAGCCTGATGCCCAACGGGCAGTGGCTTCAGCTGTCCGACGCGGGGCTGAAGCAGAACATCGAGTCGCTCGAGGGAGTCCTCCCTCGGGTGCTCGCGCTGCGCCCCGTGAGCTACGAGATGAAGGCCACGGGTCACCCGCAGCTGGGCCTGGTCGCGCAAGAGGTGGAGCCGCTCTTCCCCGAGCTCGTGGCGGACTCGCCCCGGACGAAGGACAACGGCGAGCCCTTCAAGGGCCTCACCTACGAGTCCTTCAGCGTGCTCGCCATCGCGGCCCTCAAGGAGCTCAAGCAGCAGTACGACGAGCGCATCGCGGCGCTGGAGCAGCGCCTCCAGGAGCAGGAGCGGAAGTCATGA
- a CDS encoding DUF3105 domain-containing protein: MPVNLQHTLVVPSLLALLALPACDSNEVPTGCERFSFPLATPTSSGHLAVCDSPACGNGENPPNSGPHCGSVARCAVYTEPVSRCLYVHNLEHGHAVFLYNCPDGCPDEVAKLEAAAATVGTGANGVRRALVAQDPLMPHRVAAMLWRRTYAADSADPEALRCLLTHQDADAPEPGLACPGS, from the coding sequence GTGCCCGTGAACCTCCAACACACCCTGGTCGTCCCTTCCCTCCTGGCGCTCCTGGCGTTGCCCGCATGCGACTCCAATGAAGTGCCCACGGGCTGCGAGCGCTTCAGCTTCCCGCTCGCGACCCCGACGTCGTCCGGCCACCTGGCCGTCTGTGACAGCCCGGCCTGCGGCAATGGGGAGAATCCTCCGAACTCCGGTCCGCACTGCGGCAGCGTGGCGCGCTGTGCCGTCTACACCGAGCCGGTGTCCCGCTGCCTGTATGTCCACAACCTGGAGCACGGGCACGCGGTGTTCCTCTACAACTGCCCGGACGGCTGCCCGGACGAGGTCGCGAAGCTCGAGGCCGCCGCGGCCACCGTGGGCACCGGCGCCAATGGCGTCCGACGGGCCCTGGTGGCGCAAGACCCGCTCATGCCCCACCGTGTCGCCGCGATGTTGTGGCGGCGCACCTACGCAGCGGACTCCGCGGACCCGGAGGCGCTTCGCTGCCTGCTGACCCACCAGGACGCGGACGCCCCCGAGCCCGGCCTCGCCTGCCCCGGCTCCTGA
- a CDS encoding phage baseplate assembly protein V: MSDLVTLLRAIIRDELASLKLGDIGVVTSAFPHADGDEHNHECNVKLRESDLELRRVPIATPHIGMVSAPHAGDLVVITYINGDPNRPVITGRLYSDKLNPPIHEADEWRVVSPPGGKTSIAIDQEQSVIITAGETVVTVKQDDVITIKGKTDLKLEVEGNVELKCTDCTVDASGKIDLGKSGSGVITEQSHKCYFTGAPLKGSKDVKAK, encoded by the coding sequence ATGAGCGACCTGGTCACCCTCCTCCGCGCCATCATCCGGGACGAGCTCGCGTCGCTGAAGCTGGGCGACATCGGCGTCGTGACGAGCGCCTTCCCGCACGCGGATGGCGATGAGCACAACCACGAATGCAACGTGAAGCTGCGCGAGAGCGACCTCGAGCTGCGCCGCGTCCCCATCGCCACGCCGCACATCGGCATGGTGAGCGCGCCGCACGCGGGCGACCTGGTCGTCATCACGTACATCAACGGCGACCCCAACCGCCCCGTCATCACCGGCCGCCTCTACTCCGACAAGCTCAACCCTCCCATCCACGAGGCGGACGAGTGGCGCGTCGTCTCTCCTCCCGGTGGGAAGACCTCCATCGCCATCGACCAGGAGCAGTCGGTGATCATCACCGCGGGTGAGACGGTGGTGACGGTGAAGCAGGACGACGTCATCACCATCAAGGGCAAGACGGACCTGAAGCTGGAGGTCGAAGGCAACGTGGAGCTCAAGTGCACCGACTGCACGGTGGACGCGTCGGGGAAGATCGACCTGGGCAAGAGCGGCAGCGGCGTCATCACCGAGCAGAGCCACAAGTGCTACTTCACCGGCGCTCCGCTCAAGGGCTCCAAGGACGTGAAGGCCAAGTAA
- a CDS encoding cold-shock protein, producing MATGTVKWFNDAKGFGFITQDGGGEDVFCHHTAINMDGFRTLQEGQKVEFEVARGPKGLQAQNVRAA from the coding sequence ATGGCTACTGGTACCGTGAAGTGGTTCAACGATGCGAAGGGCTTTGGCTTCATCACCCAGGACGGCGGTGGTGAGGACGTGTTCTGCCACCACACCGCCATCAACATGGACGGGTTCCGCACCCTCCAGGAGGGCCAGAAGGTGGAGTTCGAGGTGGCCCGTGGCCCCAAGGGTCTGCAGGCGCAGAACGTTCGCGCTGCCTGA
- a CDS encoding class I SAM-dependent methyltransferase has translation MLIKHRIKALLARGLVKGGQRLGLLDDPRMFEVFERTGYHVTPNHFYQPIPDTRELPDSLWSARSEMVGVDLREARQLELLERFAAKYGQEYGALPRGPEGVAPHEFHLDNSAFGTVDAEVLYCLVRELKPRRLFEIGSGWSTRLSARACRVNEAEGAPACELVAFEPYPSEVLREGFPGLTRLEPRKAQDIPLGEMERLEENDILFIDSSHVLKVGSDVQVEFLELLPRLKKGVVVHLHDIFLPAEYPKNWVLEHRRFWTEQYLLHAFLSFNDSFEVLWGSSFMHLTHPERLRQAFTSYRGAPRDWPGSFWIRRVK, from the coding sequence ATGCTCATCAAGCATCGCATCAAGGCGTTGCTGGCCCGGGGGTTGGTGAAAGGGGGCCAGCGACTGGGCCTCCTCGACGACCCTCGCATGTTCGAGGTCTTCGAGCGGACGGGTTACCACGTCACGCCGAACCACTTCTATCAACCCATCCCCGACACGCGGGAGCTGCCCGACTCACTCTGGAGCGCACGCTCGGAGATGGTCGGCGTGGACTTGCGGGAGGCCCGGCAGCTCGAGCTGTTGGAGCGCTTCGCGGCGAAGTACGGCCAGGAGTACGGCGCGCTGCCTCGCGGCCCGGAGGGTGTGGCGCCTCACGAGTTCCACCTGGACAACAGCGCGTTCGGGACGGTGGACGCGGAGGTGCTGTACTGCCTGGTGCGGGAGCTGAAGCCTCGGCGGCTCTTCGAGATTGGCTCGGGCTGGTCCACGCGGCTGTCCGCGCGGGCGTGCCGGGTGAATGAGGCGGAGGGGGCTCCCGCGTGTGAGCTCGTGGCCTTCGAGCCCTACCCGAGCGAGGTGCTGCGCGAGGGCTTCCCGGGACTGACGCGCCTGGAGCCCAGGAAGGCGCAGGACATCCCGCTCGGCGAGATGGAGCGACTGGAGGAGAACGACATCCTCTTCATCGACTCCAGCCACGTGCTCAAGGTGGGCAGTGACGTCCAGGTGGAGTTCCTGGAGCTGTTGCCTCGGCTGAAGAAGGGCGTCGTGGTGCACCTGCACGACATCTTCCTGCCGGCGGAGTACCCCAAGAACTGGGTGCTGGAGCACCGTCGGTTCTGGACGGAGCAGTACCTGCTCCATGCGTTCCTGTCGTTCAACGACAGCTTCGAGGTGCTCTGGGGCAGCAGCTTCATGCACCTGACGCATCCGGAGCGGCTGCGTCAGGCCTTCACCTCGTATCGAGGTGCTCCCCGGGATTGGCCTGGGAGCTTCTGGATCCGCCGCGTGAAGTGA
- a CDS encoding lipoprotein, whose amino-acid sequence MRVPARFVWLVVGWGLGCGGPGSGEVPDALGASPASLVEAPAPRDEAEHPLGGGRFGRARRFTDLTQPPERDWPRPSHLMAFRGELFFAVDYRAGAPEGELWASDGSARHTRRIQSFPPPAAVFNGIDTAQVLGDTLYLTIQHTEMHGEAWVSDGTTPGTVRLVDFPEPFGNSVTPVTPIRNRVYFIRSFQPSPFDPGFSELWSSDGSRPGTRRVVTLSEQSYGATPSCQASTGDWMFFGLSDASSGNEPWISDGTPEGTHLLKDLNPGPAGSTPCAGGNPPKALGDEVYFTRSQAGEPELWSTDGTAAGTRKVMEAPAKPLQVVKKHLYVVQHRPDGLALWKVRLRDGQDGAPEHAVTIPSAPGARFPPSVVSSLAVGGRLYLMLRASGAEEGEPNGQLWVTDGSPRGTRRLHDTVTVQDNTAPRIERYDMLASGHHVLFGCHAAGTGRELCVTDGTPRGTGLLQDLDPGARSSSPHEFVCAGRHITFVAHDDEHGDELWKLKPHAGLHPPTSCVTSHQGQQ is encoded by the coding sequence ATGCGCGTTCCGGCACGGTTCGTCTGGCTTGTCGTCGGGTGGGGCCTGGGCTGCGGAGGCCCCGGCTCCGGCGAAGTCCCTGACGCGCTCGGCGCGAGTCCCGCGTCACTCGTCGAGGCGCCGGCCCCCCGCGACGAAGCGGAGCACCCCCTCGGCGGAGGAAGGTTCGGGCGGGCCCGCCGCTTCACGGACCTCACCCAGCCCCCCGAGCGTGACTGGCCTCGACCCTCCCACCTGATGGCCTTCCGCGGGGAGCTCTTCTTCGCGGTCGACTACCGCGCCGGAGCCCCCGAGGGCGAGCTGTGGGCCAGTGATGGTTCCGCGCGACACACCCGGCGCATTCAGTCCTTCCCTCCTCCGGCCGCCGTCTTCAATGGCATCGACACGGCCCAAGTCCTTGGCGACACGCTGTACCTGACCATCCAGCACACGGAGATGCATGGCGAAGCCTGGGTGAGCGATGGCACGACGCCCGGCACCGTGAGGCTCGTGGACTTCCCCGAGCCCTTCGGAAACTCCGTGACACCCGTCACACCGATACGCAACCGCGTCTACTTCATCCGCTCCTTCCAGCCCTCTCCCTTCGACCCAGGCTTCAGCGAGCTGTGGTCGAGCGACGGCTCTCGCCCGGGCACCCGGCGCGTCGTCACCCTGTCGGAGCAGTCGTATGGCGCCACGCCGTCCTGCCAGGCCTCCACGGGGGACTGGATGTTCTTCGGCCTCAGCGACGCGTCCTCCGGGAACGAGCCGTGGATCAGCGACGGCACGCCCGAGGGGACCCACCTGCTGAAGGACTTGAACCCAGGCCCCGCGGGCTCCACGCCCTGCGCGGGAGGAAACCCTCCCAAGGCCCTGGGCGACGAGGTGTACTTCACCCGCTCGCAAGCGGGCGAACCGGAGCTGTGGTCCACGGACGGCACCGCCGCTGGCACGCGCAAGGTGATGGAGGCTCCCGCGAAGCCCCTCCAGGTCGTGAAGAAGCACCTCTACGTCGTCCAACACCGACCCGATGGCCTCGCACTTTGGAAGGTGCGCCTCCGCGACGGACAGGACGGCGCACCCGAGCACGCGGTGACGATTCCCAGCGCACCGGGCGCGCGCTTCCCGCCCTCGGTCGTGTCGTCGCTCGCCGTGGGAGGACGGCTCTACCTCATGCTCCGCGCGAGCGGCGCGGAGGAAGGCGAACCCAACGGCCAGCTCTGGGTGACGGACGGAAGCCCTCGCGGGACTCGACGGCTTCACGACACCGTCACCGTGCAGGACAACACCGCGCCGCGCATCGAGCGCTACGACATGCTCGCCTCCGGCCACCACGTCCTCTTCGGCTGTCATGCCGCAGGCACGGGGCGCGAGCTGTGCGTCACGGATGGCACGCCTCGCGGAACAGGCTTGCTACAAGACCTGGACCCCGGCGCCCGCTCATCGTCCCCGCATGAGTTCGTCTGCGCGGGACGACACATCACCTTCGTGGCTCATGATGACGAACACGGTGACGAGCTGTGGAAACTCAAACCCCACGCAGGCTTGCATCCGCCGACTTCGTGCGTCACGTCACACCAGGGTCAGCAATGA
- a CDS encoding baseplate J/gp47 family protein, giving the protein MGDLLLSLYPPDKNTFSAIVERLLGNLGPGMDPNAGGMARTLAEAYAREMATFYAMMELSHRAGYLDTAEGASLDNVVAVLGLKRARAGRLMGEVELSRATPAPDDIGIPAGRQVTGLGADGKPLPLFETMEDATLVKGDTRVIIPVQEVQDEDSPEREAPPAIDPARLTLMPRPILGIEAVTNPAPLRRGSDNETDENLRARARTALRDGEKGTLESIAAAVHQQGVQQVTVREPADAPPGVVDVLVGDTDFESDVEGVSRVEAAIRETKAAGIRVRLRYARTIFFQVDFRVEPTRDDMDEVTFDRLRRDLQQALAQNMRELPVGSPVIRRKLEAVLFGNPAVRRVSDLSVETYVWGLVGTPPTTKALVLESHSRVYGANRDWKMEPLEAGRIDLEMLPPRITRLRTPMWRLDLVVSLTGGEARTPEQVREALRGALDVFAARLSEEAQMGREARLTWDSLQQALKSQARIEALLGCDVTRETGITVSLVAPSTPGLAIPDQVTELLVKADVRLEFGGAELVGVG; this is encoded by the coding sequence GTGGGAGATCTCCTTTTGAGCCTCTACCCTCCCGACAAGAACACCTTCAGCGCCATCGTCGAGAGGCTGCTGGGGAACCTGGGTCCAGGCATGGACCCCAACGCAGGTGGCATGGCCCGCACCCTGGCGGAAGCCTACGCACGCGAGATGGCGACGTTCTACGCCATGATGGAGCTCTCCCACCGCGCGGGATATCTCGACACCGCCGAGGGTGCCTCCCTGGACAACGTGGTGGCCGTCCTGGGCCTCAAGCGCGCCCGCGCCGGCCGGCTCATGGGCGAGGTGGAGCTCAGCCGCGCCACGCCCGCCCCCGATGACATCGGCATCCCCGCGGGGCGGCAGGTCACCGGCCTCGGCGCGGACGGCAAGCCCCTGCCGCTCTTCGAGACGATGGAGGACGCCACCCTCGTCAAGGGCGACACCCGCGTCATCATCCCCGTGCAGGAGGTCCAGGACGAGGACTCGCCGGAGCGCGAGGCCCCGCCCGCCATCGACCCCGCCCGCCTCACGCTGATGCCTCGGCCCATCCTGGGCATCGAGGCCGTCACCAACCCCGCGCCGCTGCGCCGGGGCTCGGACAACGAGACGGATGAGAACCTCCGCGCCCGCGCACGCACCGCGCTGCGCGACGGCGAGAAGGGCACGCTGGAGTCCATCGCCGCCGCCGTGCACCAGCAAGGCGTGCAGCAGGTCACCGTGCGCGAGCCCGCGGACGCGCCGCCCGGCGTCGTGGACGTCCTCGTGGGTGACACCGACTTCGAGTCCGATGTCGAAGGCGTCTCCCGCGTCGAGGCCGCCATCCGCGAGACGAAGGCCGCCGGCATCCGCGTCCGGCTCCGCTACGCGCGCACCATCTTCTTCCAGGTGGACTTCCGGGTGGAGCCCACCCGCGATGACATGGACGAGGTGACGTTCGACCGGCTGCGCCGGGACCTCCAGCAGGCGCTCGCGCAGAACATGCGCGAGCTGCCCGTGGGCAGCCCCGTCATCCGGCGCAAGCTGGAGGCCGTGCTCTTCGGCAACCCGGCCGTGCGCCGCGTGAGCGACCTGAGCGTGGAGACGTATGTCTGGGGCCTGGTGGGCACCCCGCCCACGACGAAGGCCCTGGTGCTCGAGTCGCACAGCCGCGTGTACGGCGCCAACCGCGACTGGAAGATGGAGCCCCTGGAGGCGGGGCGCATCGACCTGGAGATGCTGCCTCCGCGCATCACCCGGCTGCGCACGCCCATGTGGCGGCTGGACCTGGTCGTGTCGCTCACCGGCGGCGAGGCACGCACGCCCGAGCAGGTGCGCGAGGCGCTGCGCGGCGCGCTGGACGTCTTCGCCGCGCGGCTCTCCGAGGAGGCGCAGATGGGACGCGAGGCGCGCCTCACGTGGGACTCCTTGCAGCAGGCCCTGAAGTCCCAGGCCCGCATCGAGGCCCTGCTGGGCTGCGACGTCACGCGCGAGACAGGCATCACCGTGTCCCTGGTCGCGCCCAGCACGCCCGGCCTGGCCATTCCGGACCAGGTCACCGAGTTGCTGGTGAAGGCCGATGTGCGGCTGGAGTTCGGCGGCGCCGAGCTGGTGGGGGTTGGATGA